In a genomic window of Saccharothrix sp. HUAS TT1:
- a CDS encoding YkvA family protein, giving the protein MDVLLGVAIGLVGAWLLLLLGLFLVRPRGNALSLAMRLLPDVLRLVARLARDPRVPRSARVRLWVLLGYLALPFDLVPDFIPVLGYADDVIAVSWVLRSVIRSAGPEVVAEHWPGTPEGLAVVRRLTRTL; this is encoded by the coding sequence GTGGACGTCCTCCTCGGCGTCGCCATCGGGCTGGTCGGCGCGTGGCTGCTGCTGCTCCTGGGCCTGTTCCTGGTGCGTCCGCGCGGCAACGCGCTGTCGCTGGCGATGCGCCTGCTGCCCGACGTCCTGCGCCTGGTCGCCCGCCTGGCCCGCGACCCGCGCGTGCCCCGTTCGGCCAGGGTCCGGCTGTGGGTGCTGCTGGGGTACTTGGCCCTGCCGTTCGACCTGGTCCCCGACTTCATCCCGGTGCTGGGGTACGCGGACGACGTGATCGCGGTGAGCTGGGTCCTCCGCTCGGTGATCCGCTCCGCGGGGCCCGAGGTGGTCGCGGAGCACTGGCCGGGCACGCCGGAGGGGCTGGCCGTGGTGCGGCGGTTGACGAGGACCCTGTAG
- a CDS encoding NADP-dependent oxidoreductase, whose product MRAIAQNEFGDAEVLVVRELPDPPIALDQVLVEVRAAGVNPVDRLVRMGYAAASMPHHFPLVPGWDVAGVVRAVGPAVDGFAVGDEVFGYQRKDHVQHGAYAELIAATERGLAHKPASLSFEEAGGLALTGLTSLQALRKVGVGEGDTVLVHAAAGGVGHLAVQVARILGAARVIGTASPRNHGFLRSLGVEPVAYGDALVDNVAELVGGDGLVDVAFDCVGGAALNDSPALVRDPSRIVSIVDTNVLELGGRYAYAKPVRADLDWLAEQAGSGTLKVEVQQTFPLEQAADAHRLLEGRHVRGKVVLIV is encoded by the coding sequence GTGAGAGCGATCGCGCAGAACGAATTCGGAGACGCCGAAGTCCTCGTGGTGCGGGAGCTGCCGGACCCGCCGATCGCGCTGGACCAGGTGCTGGTCGAGGTGCGGGCGGCCGGCGTGAACCCGGTCGACCGGCTGGTGCGGATGGGGTACGCGGCCGCGTCGATGCCGCACCACTTCCCGCTGGTGCCGGGCTGGGACGTGGCGGGCGTGGTGCGCGCCGTCGGACCGGCGGTGGACGGGTTCGCCGTCGGTGACGAGGTGTTCGGCTACCAGCGCAAGGACCACGTGCAGCACGGCGCGTACGCGGAGCTGATCGCGGCCACCGAGCGCGGGCTGGCGCACAAGCCCGCGTCGCTGTCGTTCGAGGAGGCCGGTGGGCTCGCGCTCACCGGGCTGACGTCGTTGCAGGCGTTGCGGAAGGTCGGCGTCGGCGAGGGCGACACGGTGCTCGTGCACGCCGCCGCCGGCGGTGTCGGGCACCTCGCCGTGCAGGTGGCGCGCATCCTGGGCGCCGCGCGGGTGATCGGCACGGCGTCACCGCGCAACCACGGGTTCCTGCGGTCGCTCGGCGTGGAGCCGGTGGCCTACGGCGACGCGCTGGTCGACAACGTGGCCGAGCTGGTGGGTGGCGACGGGCTGGTCGACGTGGCGTTCGACTGCGTCGGCGGCGCGGCGCTCAACGACTCGCCCGCGCTGGTCCGCGACCCGTCCCGGATCGTGTCCATCGTGGACACGAACGTGCTGGAGCTGGGCGGGCGGTACGCCTACGCCAAGCCCGTGCGGGCCGACCTGGACTGGCTGGCCGAGCAGGCGGGCTCGGGGACGTTGAAGGTGGAGGTCCAGCAGACGTTCCCGCTGGAGCAGGCCGCCGACGCGCACCGGCTGCTGGAGGGCAGGCACGTGCGGGGCAAGGTCGTGCTGATCGTGTGA
- a CDS encoding bifunctional [glutamine synthetase] adenylyltransferase/[glutamine synthetase]-adenylyl-L-tyrosine phosphorylase yields MTDPSRLPTSPARFGLTGARGGEHLHDAGWWEGRRPSEGNEPILVALSRSPDPDLALLGVDRLRVALGDRWPELDQALRDDDALRGRLLAVLGSSTALADFLVANPDRWRGLAGGEPVDAGAFAPALVAAVDGLTGAEAVRALRLEYRALLCRIAAADLAHVVEPDQPYVHYDDVAALLSDLAVAALRASLDVAARQVPRSDECRLAVIAMGKCGARELNYVSDVDVVFVGEGDLAVATRLAGAVMQVAGQACFEVDAALRPEGKAGALVRTLDGHATYYQRWARTWEFQALLKARPVAGDEELGLRYMDVVRPLVWTAAERENFVPDVQAMRRRVEDHVPADLTDRELKLGRGGLRDVEFAVQLLQLVHGRGDEELRITTTTQALATLGRGGYVGRADAADFGRAYRFLRTLEHRLQLQRLLRTHLFPADDDTSGLRWLARASGLQAEGGLSESQVLLAEFRKRANQVRRLHEKLFYRPLLQAVANVPTEALRLTTSQAAARLAALGYAAPDGALKHIEALTKGVSRRARIQTALLPVLLDLFATTPDPDRGLLAYRRVSEALAETPWYLRLLRDEGTVVDRLAALLGTSKFVPDLLVRAPEVLRLLADTAALVGGDPMAIGNPLRSTVSRYSDLDRAVTAARSLRRQELLRVASADLLGLVPLRTVCVSLSEVWVAVLQAALDAVVRSAGERVASIAVIGMGRLGGRELGYGSDADVMFVCEPAPGVTDADAARYASSVVEQVRRLLSAPSQDPALQVDTDLRPEGRQGPLVRTLDSYRAYYAQWAELWEAQALLRARHIAGDAELGARFIEMIDPVRYPERGLDAGAVREIRRIKARVEAERLPRGADPSTHTKLGRGGLADVEWTVQLLQLQHAFEVPGLRTPSTVRGLRAATDAGLVSADDASALTDAWVMATEARNAVVLVRGKPGDQLPTAGRDLAAVASAMGHAGDPGEFLDSYRRTTRRARAVIERIFYGS; encoded by the coding sequence ATGACCGATCCATCCCGCCTCCCCACGTCGCCCGCGCGGTTCGGCCTGACCGGGGCGCGCGGCGGTGAGCACCTGCACGACGCCGGCTGGTGGGAGGGCCGCAGGCCGAGCGAGGGCAACGAGCCGATCCTGGTGGCGTTGTCCCGCAGCCCGGACCCGGACCTCGCGCTGCTCGGCGTCGACCGGCTGAGGGTCGCCCTCGGCGACCGGTGGCCCGAGCTGGACCAGGCGTTGCGGGACGACGACGCGCTGCGCGGCAGGCTGCTGGCGGTGCTGGGCTCGTCCACCGCGCTGGCGGACTTCCTGGTCGCCAACCCGGACCGCTGGCGCGGCCTGGCCGGGGGCGAACCGGTGGACGCCGGGGCGTTCGCGCCGGCGCTGGTCGCCGCGGTCGACGGGCTGACCGGCGCGGAGGCCGTGCGGGCGCTGCGGCTGGAGTACCGGGCGCTGCTGTGCCGGATCGCCGCCGCCGACCTGGCGCACGTGGTCGAGCCGGACCAGCCGTACGTCCACTACGACGACGTGGCCGCCCTGCTGTCGGACCTGGCCGTGGCCGCGCTGCGGGCCTCGCTGGACGTCGCCGCGCGGCAGGTGCCGCGGTCGGACGAGTGCCGGCTCGCCGTGATCGCCATGGGCAAGTGCGGCGCGCGTGAGCTGAACTACGTCAGCGACGTCGACGTGGTGTTCGTCGGCGAGGGCGACCTCGCGGTGGCCACCCGGTTGGCGGGCGCGGTGATGCAGGTGGCCGGGCAGGCGTGCTTCGAGGTGGACGCGGCGCTGCGGCCGGAGGGCAAGGCGGGCGCGCTGGTGCGCACCCTGGACGGCCACGCCACCTACTACCAGCGGTGGGCGCGGACGTGGGAGTTCCAGGCGCTGCTCAAGGCCCGTCCGGTGGCGGGCGACGAGGAGCTGGGCCTGCGGTACATGGACGTCGTGCGACCCCTGGTGTGGACGGCCGCCGAACGGGAGAACTTCGTGCCCGACGTGCAGGCCATGCGCCGCCGCGTCGAGGACCACGTGCCGGCGGACCTGACCGACCGCGAGCTGAAGCTGGGCCGCGGCGGGCTGCGGGACGTCGAGTTCGCCGTGCAGCTGCTGCAGCTCGTGCACGGGCGCGGTGACGAGGAGCTGCGCATCACCACGACCACCCAGGCGCTGGCCACGCTCGGCCGCGGCGGGTACGTGGGCCGGGCGGACGCCGCCGACTTCGGCCGCGCCTACCGGTTCCTGCGCACGCTGGAGCACCGGTTGCAGTTGCAGCGGCTGCTGCGCACCCACCTGTTCCCGGCCGACGACGACACGAGCGGGCTGCGGTGGCTGGCGCGCGCGTCGGGGCTGCAGGCCGAGGGCGGGCTGTCGGAGAGCCAGGTGCTGCTCGCCGAGTTCCGCAAGCGGGCCAACCAGGTGCGCAGGCTGCACGAGAAGCTGTTCTACCGGCCGCTGCTCCAGGCCGTGGCGAACGTGCCCACCGAGGCGCTGCGGCTGACCACGTCCCAGGCGGCGGCACGGCTGGCCGCGCTCGGCTACGCCGCACCGGACGGCGCCCTCAAGCACATCGAGGCGTTGACCAAGGGCGTCTCGCGGCGGGCGCGGATCCAGACGGCGCTGCTGCCCGTGCTGCTGGACCTGTTCGCCACCACGCCGGACCCCGACCGGGGGCTGCTGGCGTACCGGCGGGTGTCGGAGGCGCTGGCCGAGACGCCCTGGTACCTGCGGCTGCTGCGGGACGAGGGCACCGTGGTCGACCGGTTGGCCGCGCTGCTCGGCACGTCGAAGTTCGTGCCGGACCTGCTGGTGCGCGCGCCGGAGGTGCTGCGGCTGCTGGCCGACACCGCGGCGCTGGTCGGCGGCGACCCGATGGCGATCGGCAACCCGCTGCGCAGCACCGTGTCCCGGTACAGCGACCTGGACCGCGCGGTCACCGCCGCCCGGTCGCTGCGCAGGCAGGAGCTGCTGCGGGTGGCGTCGGCGGACCTGCTCGGGCTGGTGCCGCTGCGCACGGTGTGCGTGTCGCTGTCCGAGGTGTGGGTGGCGGTGCTCCAGGCGGCGCTGGACGCGGTGGTGCGCTCGGCCGGCGAGCGGGTGGCGTCCATCGCGGTGATCGGCATGGGCCGGCTCGGCGGGCGCGAGCTGGGGTACGGGTCGGACGCCGACGTGATGTTCGTGTGCGAGCCCGCTCCCGGCGTGACCGACGCGGACGCCGCACGGTACGCGTCGTCCGTGGTCGAGCAGGTGCGGCGGCTGCTCAGCGCGCCCAGCCAGGACCCGGCGCTGCAGGTGGACACCGACCTGCGGCCGGAGGGCAGGCAGGGGCCGCTGGTGCGCACGCTCGACTCCTACCGGGCGTACTACGCGCAGTGGGCCGAGCTGTGGGAGGCGCAGGCGCTGCTGCGGGCCCGGCACATCGCGGGCGACGCGGAGCTGGGCGCGCGGTTCATCGAGATGATCGACCCGGTCCGCTACCCGGAGCGCGGGCTGGACGCGGGCGCGGTGCGCGAGATCCGGCGCATCAAGGCGCGCGTCGAAGCCGAGCGGCTGCCGCGCGGCGCCGACCCGTCCACCCACACCAAGCTGGGGCGCGGCGGGCTGGCCGACGTCGAGTGGACCGTGCAGCTGCTGCAGCTGCAGCACGCGTTCGAGGTGCCCGGCCTGCGCACGCCGTCGACCGTGCGCGGGCTGCGCGCGGCGACCGACGCGGGACTGGTGTCGGCGGACGACGCGTCCGCGCTGACCGACGCGTGGGTGATGGCCACCGAGGCGCGCAACGCGGTCGTGCTGGTCCGCGGCAAGCCCGGCGACCAGCTGCCGACCGCCGGGCGCGACCTGGCCGCGGTGGCGTCGGCGATGGGGCACGCGGGCGACCCCGGCGAGTTCCTGGACTCCTACCGGCGCACGACCAGGCGTGCGCGGGCCGTGATCGAGCGCATCTTCTACGGGTCCTGA
- a CDS encoding anion permease: MDASLLVIIVVITALVFDFTNGFHDTANSMATSIATGALKPRTAVAFSAVLNLVGALLSVEVAKTISGGIVDDALITPAIVFGGLIGAIMWNLVTWYVGLPSSSSHALFGGLIGATWIASGADAVHFGKVVDKVIAPAIAAPLVAGIVALLATYLTYRLTKRARASVTDKGFKSGQIASAALMSLAHGTNDAQKTMGIITLTLITAGTLAPGAEPPLWVILSAAVAIALGTYLGGWRITKTLGSGLTTIEAPQGFAAQTSAATVIMASSHLGFALSTTHVASGGIMGSGLARQRDGVRWGVAGRMAAAWGLTLPAAGLVGALAGKVASLGTAGVVAVAVVGIGVSLGIWLLSRREPVRPEHVVDEIAAQAETHKVAV, encoded by the coding sequence GTGGATGCCTCGCTCCTCGTCATCATCGTGGTCATCACGGCGTTGGTCTTCGACTTCACCAACGGCTTCCACGACACCGCGAACTCGATGGCGACCTCCATCGCCACCGGCGCGCTCAAGCCGCGCACGGCCGTCGCGTTCTCCGCGGTGTTGAACCTGGTGGGGGCGCTGCTGTCGGTCGAGGTCGCCAAGACCATCTCGGGCGGGATCGTGGACGACGCCCTGATCACGCCCGCGATCGTGTTCGGCGGGTTGATCGGGGCGATCATGTGGAACCTGGTGACCTGGTACGTCGGGCTGCCGTCCAGCTCGTCGCACGCCCTGTTCGGCGGGCTGATCGGCGCGACCTGGATCGCGTCCGGCGCGGACGCCGTGCACTTCGGGAAGGTCGTGGACAAGGTGATCGCGCCCGCGATCGCCGCGCCGCTGGTGGCGGGCATCGTCGCGCTGCTGGCCACCTACCTGACCTACCGGCTGACCAAGCGCGCCCGCGCGTCGGTGACCGACAAGGGCTTCAAGAGCGGGCAGATCGCCTCCGCCGCGCTCATGTCGCTCGCGCACGGCACGAACGACGCGCAGAAGACCATGGGCATCATCACGCTGACCCTGATCACCGCCGGGACCCTCGCGCCCGGCGCGGAACCGCCCCTCTGGGTGATCCTGAGCGCGGCCGTCGCCATCGCGCTGGGCACCTACCTGGGCGGTTGGCGGATCACCAAGACCCTCGGCTCGGGCCTGACCACGATCGAGGCGCCGCAGGGCTTCGCCGCGCAGACCAGCGCGGCGACCGTGATCATGGCGTCGTCGCACCTGGGCTTCGCGCTGTCCACGACGCACGTCGCGTCCGGCGGCATCATGGGCTCCGGCCTGGCCCGCCAGCGCGACGGCGTGCGGTGGGGCGTGGCCGGTCGGATGGCGGCGGCGTGGGGCCTGACGCTGCCGGCGGCGGGCCTGGTCGGCGCGCTCGCGGGCAAGGTCGCGTCGCTGGGCACGGCCGGCGTGGTGGCCGTGGCGGTGGTCGGGATCGGGGTGTCGCTGGGCATCTGGCTGCTGTCCCGCCGCGAGCCGGTGCGACCCGAGCACGTGGTGGACGAGATCGCGGCGCAGGCCGAGACGCACAAGGTGGCGGTGTGA
- a CDS encoding type 1 glutamine amidotransferase, producing the protein MTRLLVLQLDHDNQPARLGEWLSAAGAVLDVVKPYEEPLPAALDGYQGVVCLGGAMGALDDVEHPWLADVRKLLSHAVSKRAPLLAICLGAQLLAAATGGQVRRSPQGPEVGVQLVAKRDAASGDPLFADLPWTPDVLQFHHDEVSLLPPTALLLASSPKCANQAFRIGDRAYGVQFHIETTPEVVLRWAAGYPEVRPRSLEPDRLDRGHEDIREVWQPFAERFVRLAAGELTIHRSLPLV; encoded by the coding sequence GTGACGCGCCTGCTCGTGCTGCAACTCGACCACGACAACCAACCCGCCCGCCTCGGCGAGTGGCTCTCCGCCGCCGGGGCGGTGCTGGACGTGGTGAAGCCCTACGAGGAACCACTGCCGGCCGCGCTCGACGGCTACCAGGGCGTGGTGTGCCTGGGCGGCGCCATGGGCGCGCTGGACGACGTCGAGCACCCGTGGCTGGCCGACGTGCGCAAGCTGCTGTCCCACGCGGTGTCCAAGAGGGCGCCGCTGCTGGCGATCTGCCTCGGCGCGCAGCTCCTGGCGGCGGCCACCGGCGGGCAGGTGCGGCGCAGCCCGCAGGGGCCCGAGGTCGGGGTGCAGCTGGTGGCCAAGCGGGACGCGGCGAGCGGTGACCCGCTGTTCGCGGACCTGCCGTGGACGCCGGACGTGCTGCAGTTCCACCACGACGAGGTCTCGCTGCTGCCGCCGACCGCGCTGCTGCTCGCGTCGTCGCCGAAGTGCGCCAACCAGGCGTTCCGGATCGGTGACCGCGCCTACGGCGTGCAGTTCCACATCGAGACCACGCCGGAGGTGGTTCTGCGCTGGGCGGCGGGGTACCCGGAGGTGCGGCCGCGGTCGCTCGAACCGGACCGGCTCGACCGAGGGCACGAGGACATTCGGGAGGTGTGGCAGCCGTTTGCCGAACGATTCGTGCGCCTGGCGGCGGGTGAGCTGACGATCCACCGGAGCCTGCCCCTGGTGTGA
- a CDS encoding rhodanese-like domain-containing protein, whose protein sequence is MTNTLRFPAADPAAAAAFFAAELAFEADPDDVVRDLAAGSTEGFRLVETRSPEAFARLRIPGAINLPHWEVDATTTAAWDRDLVYVCYCESSECNAATKGALALSRLGFKVKRLAGGITAWHASGYPVEGDAGGADLHGISCDC, encoded by the coding sequence ATGACCAACACGCTCCGCTTCCCCGCCGCCGACCCCGCTGCCGCCGCCGCGTTCTTCGCCGCCGAACTCGCCTTCGAGGCCGACCCGGACGACGTGGTCCGCGACCTGGCGGCGGGGTCGACCGAGGGCTTCCGGCTGGTCGAGACGCGCAGCCCGGAGGCGTTCGCCCGGCTCCGCATCCCCGGCGCGATCAACCTCCCGCACTGGGAGGTCGACGCGACGACGACCGCCGCCTGGGACCGGGACCTCGTCTACGTCTGCTACTGCGAGAGCTCCGAGTGCAACGCCGCCACCAAGGGCGCGCTGGCGCTGTCCCGGCTGGGGTTCAAGGTGAAGCGGCTGGCCGGCGGCATCACCGCCTGGCACGCCTCGGGCTACCCGGTCGAGGGCGATGCCGGCGGCGCGGACCTGCACGGCATCTCCTGCGACTGCTGA
- a CDS encoding Lrp/AsnC family transcriptional regulator has translation MELDDLDWKLLDLLQRDGRMTFTELAKRVSLSAPATTERVRRLEQAGIVTGYAAVVDPQRLGLPIEAIVRVRVRSLDTPRFRERVVTMAQVRDADHVTGDDCWLLRVVCRSMVELEEFVELAQRYGDTTTSLVFSSHARNRPVTREVFGGIVSR, from the coding sequence GTGGAACTGGACGACCTGGATTGGAAGTTGCTGGACCTGCTCCAGCGCGACGGGCGGATGACGTTCACCGAGCTGGCCAAGCGGGTCTCGCTGTCCGCGCCCGCGACGACCGAGCGGGTGCGGCGGTTGGAGCAGGCCGGGATCGTCACCGGGTACGCGGCGGTGGTCGACCCGCAGCGGCTCGGCCTGCCGATCGAGGCCATCGTGCGGGTGCGGGTGCGCAGCCTCGACACGCCCCGGTTCCGGGAGCGGGTGGTGACGATGGCGCAGGTGCGCGACGCCGACCACGTCACCGGGGACGACTGCTGGCTGCTGCGCGTGGTGTGCCGGTCGATGGTGGAGCTGGAGGAGTTCGTGGAGCTGGCCCAGCGGTACGGCGACACCACCACGTCGCTGGTGTTCTCGTCGCACGCGCGCAACCGCCCCGTGACGCGGGAGGTGTTCGGCGGTATCGTTTCTCGATAA
- a CDS encoding helix-turn-helix domain-containing protein — protein sequence MSIQVHLDRLLAERGMTLTELADRVGVTVVNLSVLKNGRARAIRFSTLTALCEVLDCQPGDLLSHRPG from the coding sequence GTGAGCATCCAGGTGCACCTCGACCGGCTGCTGGCCGAGCGCGGGATGACGTTGACGGAGCTGGCCGACCGGGTCGGCGTGACGGTGGTCAACCTGTCCGTGCTGAAGAACGGCCGGGCGCGGGCGATCCGGTTCAGCACGCTCACCGCGCTGTGCGAGGTGCTGGACTGCCAGCCGGGCGACCTGCTCAGCCACCGGCCGGGGTGA
- a CDS encoding GNAT family N-acetyltransferase gives MAEVTRHDDLAEFWALTSDFFNTDPVFHTIPIAAVDRRLNHPDPDDEPPLLVTVAEDGVLVAAALRTPPWPFTLSGVAPRWAETVADALAGEVELPGVNGPRESVEPFVVAWAARTGCAAREHMALRLYQLDDLAPPDDVPGAARLATEDDLDLLVGWRTDFAVEATGQARDAERSRLMMRAGLAAGHGHLIWQHGDTPVAWAVAGAPASGMSRIGPVYTPPEHRRHGYGAAVTAACASWARESGAEHVVLYTDLANPTSNSIYQRIGFRPVVDSAEFVFTPAGG, from the coding sequence ATGGCCGAGGTGACCAGACACGACGACCTGGCGGAGTTCTGGGCGTTAACCAGCGACTTCTTCAACACCGATCCCGTCTTCCACACGATCCCGATCGCGGCGGTCGACCGGCGGCTCAACCACCCGGACCCGGACGACGAACCGCCGCTGCTGGTGACGGTCGCCGAGGACGGCGTCCTGGTGGCCGCCGCACTGCGCACGCCGCCCTGGCCGTTCACGCTCAGCGGTGTCGCGCCCCGGTGGGCCGAGACCGTCGCGGACGCCTTGGCCGGTGAGGTCGAACTCCCCGGTGTGAACGGACCGCGCGAGTCGGTGGAGCCGTTCGTCGTCGCGTGGGCCGCCCGCACCGGCTGCGCCGCCCGGGAGCACATGGCGCTGCGCCTGTACCAGCTCGACGACCTGGCGCCGCCCGATGACGTGCCCGGCGCGGCCCGCTTGGCCACCGAGGACGACCTCGACCTGCTGGTCGGCTGGCGCACGGACTTCGCCGTCGAAGCGACCGGGCAGGCTCGTGACGCGGAGCGGTCGCGGCTCATGATGCGCGCCGGCCTGGCCGCCGGGCACGGCCACCTGATCTGGCAGCACGGCGACACGCCGGTGGCGTGGGCGGTGGCGGGCGCACCGGCGTCCGGCATGTCCCGCATCGGTCCCGTCTACACCCCGCCCGAGCACCGCAGGCACGGCTACGGCGCGGCGGTCACCGCGGCCTGCGCGTCGTGGGCGAGGGAGAGCGGCGCCGAGCACGTCGTGCTCTACACCGACCTGGCGAACCCGACGTCCAACTCGATCTACCAGCGGATCGGGTTCCGGCCGGTGGTCGACTCGGCGGAGTTCGTGTTCACCCCGGCCGGTGGCTGA